One genomic segment of Vibrio agarivorans includes these proteins:
- a CDS encoding AbiV family abortive infection protein, translating to MNQPKINNLKFDTIFDGAIKCLRNAQELCDEAEILHEHGKYARSFALSHFAREEFGKSVMLFRVLVDVSAGVKVDWKKLNRRFRDHKQKLVNDSAISTALFGHEWKRQGLPLEGLFAGIDFKNNRKNSCLYTDWQDGTFTLPSDTITEKQSERNLSMAIFRIATLGPKLVQLQDLKGTNKKELRKKYPDVMPSDLDEFLDTVSALEQT from the coding sequence TTGAATCAACCAAAGATAAATAACCTAAAATTTGACACGATTTTTGACGGTGCAATTAAATGTTTGCGCAATGCACAAGAGTTGTGTGATGAGGCAGAAATCTTACATGAACATGGCAAATATGCTCGTTCCTTTGCTTTGAGTCACTTCGCTCGCGAAGAGTTTGGCAAGAGCGTCATGTTATTTCGAGTATTGGTCGATGTATCTGCCGGAGTAAAGGTCGATTGGAAAAAGCTCAACCGTAGGTTCCGAGATCATAAACAGAAATTGGTTAATGACTCTGCAATATCAACAGCGTTATTTGGTCACGAATGGAAAAGGCAAGGTCTGCCTCTTGAGGGGCTTTTCGCTGGTATTGATTTTAAGAATAACCGGAAAAACTCTTGTTTATACACGGACTGGCAAGACGGAACCTTTACGCTACCTTCTGACACAATTACCGAAAAGCAATCAGAAAGGAATTTGAGCATGGCTATATTTCGTATAGCAACATTAGGACCTAAACTTGTTCAGCTCCAAGATCTAAAAGGTACTAATAAAAAAGAACTTAGGAAAAAGTACCCTGACGTAATGCCATCTGACCTAGACGAATTTTTAGATACAGTGAGTGCGTTAGAACAAACATAA
- a CDS encoding nickel/cobalt transporter, with product MKQKSMMSNQRWVALAVMLVLSLGAYQLWQMWPSLVIETGRWQRDVNAELADLLYDAKANPLVAGGYLIAFSFVYGMLHSLGPGHGKVIVSTYLATHPTKVKASLVLTIVSAIAQALVAIALVSILVWGFQASMQTVNEKATSFVSLSFLLVVVMGLLLCWKALKQIVQVMRKPKMKIKTLTALSAQPSNMSAMKPVTSFSMTANPTHSHSEHTTEHSHTDCGCGHQHVADPEAINKASTLREYIGIVVTIGVRPCTGAIMVLLFANIVGMYWMGVISALAMAGGTALTTSLIAVLTLTGKKIVKRYLTAGNDAKGKSMKVAGYYAQLFGGVLLILIGLLLLGGDASGISPVFSV from the coding sequence ATGAAACAAAAATCAATGATGAGCAATCAAAGATGGGTCGCGCTGGCGGTAATGCTTGTTTTGTCTTTGGGCGCCTATCAGCTGTGGCAAATGTGGCCTTCTCTGGTCATCGAAACCGGGCGCTGGCAGCGTGATGTGAATGCAGAGTTAGCTGATTTACTTTATGACGCCAAAGCCAACCCTTTGGTCGCTGGTGGCTATTTGATTGCATTCAGCTTTGTGTATGGCATGCTGCACTCGCTCGGTCCTGGCCATGGCAAAGTCATTGTCTCGACCTACCTCGCGACCCACCCAACAAAGGTAAAGGCGAGTTTGGTGCTCACAATCGTTTCTGCAATTGCTCAAGCGCTGGTGGCGATTGCACTTGTGAGTATTCTCGTATGGGGTTTTCAGGCATCAATGCAAACCGTTAACGAGAAAGCGACCAGTTTTGTCTCTCTGAGCTTTCTGCTTGTTGTCGTTATGGGGTTACTGCTGTGCTGGAAAGCATTGAAGCAGATTGTTCAAGTCATGCGCAAACCGAAGATGAAGATAAAAACCTTAACCGCGCTTTCTGCGCAGCCTTCAAATATGAGTGCAATGAAGCCAGTGACGTCGTTTTCTATGACTGCAAACCCCACTCATTCACACAGCGAGCATACAACAGAACATTCACATACTGATTGCGGGTGTGGTCACCAGCATGTAGCTGATCCAGAAGCGATCAATAAAGCCTCAACGCTACGTGAATACATCGGTATTGTCGTGACCATCGGTGTAAGGCCTTGTACTGGTGCCATTATGGTGTTGCTGTTTGCAAACATTGTCGGCATGTATTGGATGGGCGTGATCTCAGCACTCGCTATGGCAGGTGGTACAGCACTGACCACTTCGTTGATTGCCGTTCTCACTCTGACAGGCAAGAAGATCGTTAAGCGCTACCTAACCGCTGGAAATGATGCCAAAGGCAAGTCAATGAAAGTTGCAGGATACTACGCACAGCTGTTTGGCGGGGTGTTACTGATATTGATTGGTTTGTTGCTATTGGGTGGGGATGCGTCGGGGATTTCTCCAGTGTTTTCAGTCTAA
- a CDS encoding haloacid dehalogenase type II, giving the protein MQTQTILFDINETVLDLSSLKTEFTTVFGSEEALSLWFARLLHTSNVCIVTGVTSDFASLASSMIDNLATHYKVDVSEEQRSLLLQGFASLQPYPDIKPALTKLRQSGFRTIAFSNSSQSLIERQIEQAGLLEHFDEIVSVESTGSFKPDPKVYHFVAKQLQRSPQQLLLVATHDWDTHGAMSCGFNAAFIERSNAFYHPLYRQPDVRGKDMHEVVNGILSLGLQS; this is encoded by the coding sequence ATGCAAACTCAAACCATTCTCTTTGATATCAATGAAACCGTTTTAGATCTGTCCTCACTCAAAACGGAATTTACGACAGTATTTGGCTCTGAAGAAGCGCTGTCACTTTGGTTTGCGCGCTTACTACACACCTCAAATGTTTGCATTGTAACGGGAGTGACGAGTGATTTTGCTAGTCTTGCAAGCAGTATGATTGATAACTTAGCAACGCATTATAAAGTGGATGTTAGTGAAGAGCAGCGAAGTTTGCTGCTGCAAGGGTTTGCTAGTCTTCAACCTTACCCCGATATCAAACCCGCACTCACTAAGCTGCGCCAAAGCGGATTCCGCACCATCGCATTCTCCAACTCATCTCAATCATTGATAGAGCGACAAATTGAGCAGGCAGGACTGCTTGAGCACTTTGATGAGATAGTTTCAGTCGAGTCCACAGGCAGCTTCAAACCCGACCCCAAGGTCTACCATTTTGTCGCCAAGCAACTTCAGCGCAGCCCGCAACAGCTTTTGCTTGTCGCTACCCATGATTGGGATACCCACGGGGCAATGAGCTGTGGCTTTAATGCCGCGTTTATTGAGCGAAGTAACGCATTTTATCATCCTCTTTATAGACAACCCGATGTACGTGGAAAAGATATGCATGAGGTGGTGAATGGAATATTGAGCTTAGGCCTTCAAAGCTAA
- a CDS encoding alpha/beta hydrolase, protein MKRSALIFCLVVSATVAFGPKVSTIHDISEPSITEQTLLASEQDSLKLVEGTEKRILKPNESGEKSKYSVVYLHGFSSSRQDLAPVPERIANRINATLIETRLKGHGRDRDAMGEPSVKDWLNDAAQACKVAQQLGEEVILIGTSTGGTLASWLGSQPWCSDHVAAIILISPNFGPADTNSELLLLPWGEQLARLVLGKYRTFEPHNVLQAKYWTQSYDSRSLVTMMGVVETTRKLLDQVEVPVLTLYSPQDRVVDSELTIVHVNRMSNPANQIIAFEDSNDPMQHMLAGDVLSPESNDGLEVLITDFLQSLSEKVN, encoded by the coding sequence GTGAAAAGATCTGCTCTTATTTTTTGTCTCGTCGTCTCAGCAACAGTGGCTTTTGGGCCCAAAGTCTCTACCATACACGACATTTCTGAGCCCTCCATCACCGAGCAGACGTTATTGGCCAGCGAGCAAGACTCATTAAAACTCGTTGAGGGCACCGAAAAGCGTATCCTTAAACCTAATGAGAGTGGCGAAAAGTCTAAGTACTCAGTCGTCTATCTACACGGCTTTTCCTCTTCTCGACAAGATTTAGCCCCAGTACCAGAGCGGATCGCCAATCGAATAAACGCGACATTAATCGAAACCCGCTTAAAGGGTCACGGACGTGACCGCGACGCCATGGGCGAACCGAGTGTTAAAGATTGGCTTAATGATGCTGCACAAGCCTGTAAAGTCGCGCAACAATTAGGCGAAGAGGTCATACTGATTGGCACATCTACAGGCGGAACACTTGCTAGTTGGTTGGGCTCCCAACCTTGGTGCAGTGATCATGTTGCCGCCATTATTTTGATTTCACCAAACTTCGGCCCAGCCGATACCAACAGCGAACTACTGCTTCTCCCATGGGGTGAGCAGCTAGCCCGTTTAGTATTAGGCAAATACCGCACTTTTGAACCTCATAACGTACTGCAAGCGAAATATTGGACACAAAGTTACGACTCTCGCTCACTAGTCACTATGATGGGTGTCGTTGAAACGACTCGGAAGCTGTTAGACCAAGTAGAAGTGCCGGTTTTAACCCTCTACTCACCGCAAGATAGAGTAGTGGATAGCGAACTGACGATTGTGCACGTCAATCGAATGAGCAATCCAGCAAACCAAATTATTGCCTTTGAGGATTCGAACGACCCAATGCAGCATATGTTGGCTGGGGATGTGTTGTCGCCCGAGTCGAATGATGGGTTAGAGGTGCTTATTACTGACTTTTTACAATCGTTGTCGGAAAAGGTTAATTAA
- a CDS encoding DUF2971 domain-containing protein, with product MVADFNRVLKAGYKVCSLSEREDSMLMWSHYAKEHSGFAMEYDFSELPNENILTRMLWPVIYDDKLFDASEFFEHGLDGGLSSNMLGVIASIHKALDWAYEQEWRLIMLSSPNEASFNQPSPKVKAIYIGALAESDSEKELIEIGKGKGIPVYKMKLSHRKFHMDFEAVYEEAVTDSV from the coding sequence ATGGTTGCTGACTTCAACCGTGTCCTGAAAGCAGGTTATAAAGTGTGCTCTTTGAGTGAGCGAGAAGACTCTATGCTCATGTGGTCACACTATGCAAAAGAACATAGTGGTTTTGCAATGGAGTATGATTTTAGTGAGTTACCTAATGAAAACATACTGACAAGAATGCTCTGGCCCGTAATTTATGATGATAAGTTGTTTGATGCGTCAGAGTTTTTTGAGCATGGTCTTGATGGTGGATTATCAAGTAACATGTTGGGAGTGATCGCATCAATTCATAAGGCTTTAGATTGGGCATATGAACAGGAGTGGAGGTTAATTATGCTCAGTAGCCCAAATGAAGCATCATTTAATCAACCAAGTCCAAAAGTAAAAGCTATATATATTGGCGCCCTAGCAGAGTCGGACTCAGAGAAAGAGCTTATTGAAATCGGTAAAGGTAAGGGAATCCCAGTTTATAAAATGAAGTTATCTCATCGGAAGTTTCACATGGACTTTGAAGCAGTGTACGAGGAGGCTGTAACAGATTCTGTGTAA
- a CDS encoding DUF1007 family protein, translating into MHLYKRLPFFAVKKPLFGLMALFLSSSLQAHPHSWIEMKTTVQGENGVITGLNMEWAFDAMTSAYVLDGEDVSPENEEETFRTIAASLMENIMYEHYFTYFYDGETPIRYSVGHSESLERDRAKLVLSFYLPLAEPKAVTRDSLRLMIYDKTHFVDMSWRANSDVVLSAELAKQCALEMVEPNPTAEQMSYAFNLPEDADPDNTLGELFTQTAKIHCAAVTAIQ; encoded by the coding sequence ATGCATCTTTACAAAAGACTTCCTTTTTTTGCTGTCAAGAAGCCCCTTTTCGGGCTGATGGCGTTATTTCTATCGTCTAGCCTTCAGGCACACCCGCATTCATGGATAGAGATGAAAACCACGGTTCAAGGTGAGAACGGTGTAATTACGGGGTTAAACATGGAATGGGCGTTCGACGCCATGACATCAGCGTATGTATTAGATGGTGAAGATGTCTCACCCGAAAATGAAGAAGAGACCTTTCGCACCATCGCGGCATCACTGATGGAAAACATCATGTATGAGCATTACTTTACTTACTTCTATGACGGTGAAACCCCGATTCGATACAGCGTGGGCCATAGTGAAAGCTTGGAGCGAGACCGAGCCAAGCTCGTATTGAGTTTTTATTTGCCACTAGCTGAACCCAAAGCAGTCACACGCGATTCTTTACGATTAATGATTTACGACAAAACCCACTTTGTTGATATGTCTTGGCGTGCAAACAGCGACGTGGTTTTATCTGCCGAGCTGGCTAAGCAATGTGCCCTAGAAATGGTTGAACCTAACCCAACTGCCGAGCAGATGAGCTACGCTTTCAACCTGCCAGAGGATGCTGATCCGGATAACACCTTAGGCGAGCTGTTCACCCAAACCGCCAAAATTCATTGCGCAGCTGTGACTGCCATTCAATAA
- a CDS encoding protein disulfide oxidoreductase: protein MQRLIKLTSWIKKAAVYGLLFIALSTAVDWYRTSNSPSTLPPSMVATMLDGDSVDLVAQSFESPVVIYFWATWCSVCRFVSPSLSWVSNHYPTYAVALNSGSDRRVSAYVQQHNYQFETVNDSDGSWMKRWQIAVTPTTYIIHQGEIQSVTTGFTTPLGILARIWLS, encoded by the coding sequence ATGCAAAGATTGATCAAATTGACAAGCTGGATAAAGAAAGCGGCGGTCTACGGTTTGCTGTTTATCGCCCTATCGACCGCAGTGGATTGGTATAGGACATCGAATAGCCCATCAACGTTACCGCCTTCGATGGTGGCCACAATGCTTGATGGTGACAGCGTGGACTTGGTTGCACAGAGTTTTGAATCACCGGTCGTGATCTATTTCTGGGCTACGTGGTGCTCGGTGTGCCGATTTGTGAGCCCCTCACTAAGTTGGGTATCGAACCATTATCCCACTTATGCCGTCGCATTGAACTCTGGAAGTGATAGAAGAGTCAGTGCGTACGTTCAACAACATAATTATCAGTTTGAGACTGTTAATGACTCAGATGGGTCGTGGATGAAGCGGTGGCAAATCGCCGTTACACCGACCACCTACATTATCCATCAGGGGGAAATTCAGTCAGTCACTACCGGTTTTACAACGCCACTAGGCATCTTGGCGCGTATTTGGTTATCGTAA
- a CDS encoding glutathione S-transferase family protein, with amino-acid sequence MLKFYFHKTPNPMKVALFLEEAQLDFELVPVDTLKGEQHTPEYRLINPNGKTPAIEDEGQRVFDSNAILLYLSEKTGKLGGKPQDRAELLSWMMFIASGLGPFSGQSVHFRNVAPAGNDYGVNRYLNEAKRHYEVLETHMEGRDFIVGDQFTIADISAWGWIDKAQVVLGEEGLAPYPNLARWFESINSRPAVQRARQVGQDVEFKSEFDESAKRALFPSNYK; translated from the coding sequence ATGCTAAAGTTTTATTTTCATAAAACCCCAAACCCAATGAAAGTGGCTTTGTTTCTTGAGGAAGCGCAACTCGACTTTGAGCTAGTGCCGGTCGATACCCTCAAAGGGGAGCAGCACACGCCAGAATATCGTTTGATTAACCCTAACGGTAAAACGCCAGCCATCGAAGATGAAGGACAGCGCGTTTTCGATTCTAACGCTATCTTGCTTTACCTCTCTGAAAAAACGGGCAAGCTGGGTGGAAAGCCACAAGACCGTGCAGAGCTATTGTCTTGGATGATGTTCATTGCCAGTGGTTTAGGGCCGTTCTCTGGTCAATCTGTGCATTTCCGTAACGTGGCGCCAGCAGGCAACGACTATGGGGTAAATCGCTATTTGAACGAAGCAAAACGCCACTATGAAGTGCTTGAAACCCATATGGAAGGTAGAGATTTCATTGTTGGTGACCAATTCACCATTGCTGATATCTCGGCTTGGGGGTGGATTGATAAAGCTCAAGTCGTATTGGGCGAAGAGGGGCTAGCGCCATATCCAAACCTTGCTCGTTGGTTTGAATCCATTAATAGTCGCCCTGCTGTTCAGCGCGCCCGTCAAGTTGGGCAGGATGTCGAGTTCAAGAGTGAGTTTGATGAGAGTGCAAAACGTGCTCTATTCCCATCAAATTACAAATAA
- a CDS encoding CBM96 family carbohydrate-binding protein, with protein MTNKLINHLVPLTILALLSGCNSDANKESHSTVPESSTVQYQHFEVQEDSWIRRYRENNYGDDFMIYLNKDDSGNDNWFADGVMKFDIKEIADKSTIERVELVFDIFFVRYNPMTMDVFVIDGEWEENTVNGLTKLERKAHLDRVLPPQTNYGLVNIDITQHILETESDVISVLITGEESPSEAVVRIRSRHIEDGLQRAPHLSVVLKPEFVEQPQTHPDILTRYENQDYSSDFYLNDWSLAGIIEPVSQETLDALKVFSVDAYGAQPNNENVDNIAAVQAAIDAAQENGGGIVSFGKGTYHFNL; from the coding sequence TTGACCAACAAGCTCATCAATCATCTTGTACCACTTACCATACTTGCGCTACTCAGTGGTTGTAATAGTGATGCAAATAAAGAATCACACTCAACCGTGCCAGAGAGTTCTACTGTACAATACCAGCATTTCGAAGTTCAAGAAGACAGTTGGATCAGGCGTTATCGCGAAAACAACTACGGCGATGATTTCATGATTTACCTTAACAAAGATGATAGCGGTAATGATAACTGGTTTGCCGATGGAGTCATGAAATTCGATATAAAAGAAATCGCAGATAAAAGCACGATAGAACGTGTCGAACTGGTATTTGATATCTTCTTTGTTAGATATAACCCTATGACCATGGATGTGTTTGTTATTGACGGTGAGTGGGAGGAAAATACCGTCAATGGCCTCACAAAGCTTGAGCGCAAAGCTCACCTAGACAGAGTTCTCCCACCTCAAACCAACTATGGTTTAGTCAACATTGATATTACTCAGCATATCTTAGAGACTGAATCTGACGTTATATCAGTCTTAATTACAGGAGAAGAATCACCGTCTGAAGCTGTAGTTAGGATTCGATCACGTCATATCGAAGATGGCTTGCAACGTGCTCCTCACCTTTCTGTCGTATTGAAACCTGAATTTGTTGAACAGCCGCAAACACACCCAGACATTTTAACGAGATATGAAAATCAAGACTATAGCAGTGATTTCTATCTCAATGACTGGTCATTGGCCGGTATTATTGAACCGGTTTCACAAGAAACTTTAGATGCACTCAAAGTATTCTCGGTTGATGCTTATGGCGCACAACCTAACAACGAGAATGTTGACAATATTGCAGCCGTTCAAGCGGCTATCGACGCTGCTCAAGAAAATGGTGGTGGTATTGTTTCATTTGGCAAAGGCACCTACCATTTCAATCTCTAG
- a CDS encoding IS256 family transposase, with the protein MDKKALEAFAKEAAKGIKTPDDLTEFSQMLKKITVEAALNAEMEEHLGYEKHKPSKSQNSRNGKSTKRVKTEDGEFELDTPRDRLGSFDPKLVKKHQTRFTSMDDKILWLYAQGMSTRDIVNAFDEWYGAEISPSLVSRVTHAVMEEIVEWQSRPLDAIYPIVYLDCIVVKIRQDKRIINKSIFLALGINTDGQKELMGMWIAENEGAKFWLSVLTELNQRGVEDILIACVDGLKGFPDAINTVFPQTHIQLCIVHMVRNSLKYVSWKDYKAVTADLKRVYRSATEDEALLELERFGEVWDSQYPQISKSWRNHWQNLNTLFSYPEDIRRAIYTTNAIESLNSVIRKALKKRKIFPNDEAATKMVYLAIKDASKKWTMPIQNWRQAMSRFIIEFEERLEKHIN; encoded by the coding sequence ATGGATAAGAAAGCACTTGAAGCTTTTGCTAAAGAAGCTGCAAAGGGAATTAAAACTCCCGATGACTTAACTGAGTTCAGCCAGATGCTCAAAAAGATCACTGTTGAGGCGGCGCTCAACGCTGAAATGGAAGAGCATCTTGGCTACGAAAAGCACAAACCCTCAAAATCCCAAAATAGCCGTAATGGAAAGAGCACCAAGCGTGTAAAAACAGAAGACGGCGAATTTGAACTCGATACCCCTCGCGACCGTCTTGGTTCTTTTGACCCCAAGTTAGTCAAAAAGCATCAAACACGATTTACCTCTATGGATGACAAGATCTTGTGGCTCTATGCGCAGGGCATGAGCACACGCGATATAGTGAATGCTTTTGACGAGTGGTACGGAGCAGAGATATCACCCAGCCTAGTTTCGCGCGTCACACATGCAGTGATGGAGGAAATCGTGGAGTGGCAATCTAGACCGCTTGATGCCATCTATCCTATCGTTTACCTCGACTGCATTGTGGTCAAAATCCGCCAAGACAAACGCATTATCAATAAATCGATCTTCCTTGCTTTAGGCATTAACACCGATGGTCAGAAAGAACTCATGGGCATGTGGATAGCCGAAAATGAGGGGGCTAAGTTTTGGCTGAGCGTTCTAACCGAACTCAATCAACGTGGCGTTGAAGATATTCTTATCGCTTGTGTCGATGGCTTGAAGGGTTTTCCCGATGCGATCAACACCGTCTTCCCGCAAACACATATTCAGCTTTGCATCGTCCATATGGTGCGGAACTCATTGAAGTATGTGTCTTGGAAGGACTACAAGGCGGTCACAGCCGACCTGAAGCGAGTGTATCGCTCTGCTACCGAAGATGAGGCTCTACTTGAACTGGAGCGCTTTGGTGAAGTCTGGGATAGCCAGTATCCGCAAATCTCCAAGTCTTGGCGCAATCACTGGCAAAATCTCAACACCCTTTTTAGCTACCCAGAAGATATTCGTAGAGCAATTTACACGACCAATGCAATTGAGTCCCTCAATAGCGTGATCCGCAAGGCACTTAAAAAGCGTAAGATCTTCCCGAATGATGAGGCCGCAACCAAAATGGTATATCTAGCAATCAAAGACGCCAGTAAGAAATGGACAATGCCTATTCAAAACTGGCGCCAAGCTATGAGTCGGTTTATTATCGAGTTCGAGGAACGCCTGGAGAAACACATTAACTAA
- a CDS encoding protein-disulfide reductase DsbD family protein, with protein MQKFIWRAYCAATLMLMALSLSVHAQIAGTEWMTHSDHPPVQVKMTLTGDVNTVEKTVLGFIDVRLDDDWKTYWREPGEGGVAPSLNWAQQSENITNIDWYWPYPEQFSLFGIRTIGYQGDTTFPVHIQLSDLNETVRFRSILTLPTCTTICVLTDYPIDFEFEPSELVRSESSAHHYAKAMSLVPTAGNDAATVSAIWDQQQQRLKVEIEKDRLWQSPEVLPFTLSSEFEELLFKPLTESHLAEVYSVVYDVSSWMGEVDLANELVYFHIKDGDQLLELDVEPVVGAVRVDSTLLQGASLLTVFAWGLIGGLILNIMPCVLPVLGMKLSSITSAQGVARQQIRTQFLFTSAGILASFWLIASVLSVLKLSGHAIGWGMQFQSIWFLLLMMSVTMLFAFNMLGLVTISLPSSLSSWAAQKGDSSHLGHFVQGMFATLLATPCSAPFLTTAIAYAFGADIPTMFVIFTSLALGMSMPWLLIASFPRMVSYMPKPGRWMVWFKLALGVMMMVTSLWLLSLLRHHIPVFWVAVVALATFVWVLARVKTLYGDKWLLGLGGGGIALFAGAMLVGSVTADHWVTPLPPEPDWVPLSQSTIEQSVKQGKTVFVDVSADWCITCKSNKIGVLLQDPVYSHLQSADVVPMLGDWTRAHPDVTDYLREHQRYGVPFNMVYGPGAPQGIPLPVLLTDEAVLAALKQARGES; from the coding sequence ATGCAAAAATTTATTTGGCGGGCATACTGCGCCGCTACCTTAATGCTGATGGCATTAAGCCTTTCTGTACATGCGCAAATCGCAGGGACAGAATGGATGACTCACTCAGATCATCCCCCCGTACAGGTCAAAATGACATTGACCGGTGATGTGAATACGGTTGAAAAAACCGTATTAGGGTTTATTGATGTACGTCTTGATGACGATTGGAAAACTTACTGGAGAGAGCCCGGAGAAGGTGGTGTTGCGCCATCACTGAATTGGGCTCAGCAGTCTGAGAACATAACGAATATCGATTGGTATTGGCCATATCCAGAGCAATTTAGTTTGTTTGGCATACGCACGATTGGCTATCAAGGTGATACGACGTTCCCTGTACATATTCAGTTGTCAGATCTTAATGAGACAGTACGTTTTCGCTCGATTCTGACACTACCGACCTGTACCACAATATGTGTTCTTACTGACTATCCGATAGATTTTGAGTTTGAACCGAGTGAGTTGGTAAGATCTGAATCGTCTGCGCACCATTACGCAAAAGCAATGAGTCTCGTACCTACTGCGGGTAATGACGCCGCAACAGTGTCTGCGATCTGGGATCAACAACAGCAGCGCTTGAAGGTGGAGATTGAGAAAGACCGCCTATGGCAATCGCCAGAGGTGTTACCTTTCACTCTGTCTAGTGAGTTTGAAGAGTTACTCTTTAAGCCATTAACAGAATCACACCTGGCTGAGGTTTATAGCGTTGTTTATGATGTTTCCTCATGGATGGGGGAGGTCGATTTAGCCAATGAGCTGGTCTATTTCCATATCAAAGATGGGGATCAGCTTTTAGAGCTTGATGTGGAGCCTGTTGTTGGAGCGGTGAGAGTCGACTCAACGCTATTGCAGGGAGCCTCTCTGCTGACAGTGTTTGCGTGGGGCCTTATTGGTGGTTTGATTCTTAATATTATGCCCTGTGTGCTACCCGTATTGGGTATGAAGCTTAGCTCAATCACCAGTGCTCAAGGTGTGGCTCGACAGCAGATTAGAACACAGTTTCTATTCACCAGTGCGGGCATACTGGCGTCTTTCTGGTTGATCGCGTCTGTCCTTTCGGTATTGAAACTTAGTGGCCATGCCATTGGGTGGGGGATGCAGTTCCAAAGCATTTGGTTCTTGCTGCTCATGATGTCGGTAACCATGCTATTTGCATTTAATATGTTAGGCCTGGTGACGATTTCTCTTCCTAGTTCACTGTCTAGCTGGGCGGCGCAAAAAGGGGATAGTTCACACTTGGGGCACTTTGTTCAAGGTATGTTTGCCACCTTATTGGCTACACCTTGTAGTGCGCCATTTCTCACTACGGCAATTGCGTATGCTTTTGGTGCTGATATACCAACAATGTTTGTCATTTTCACGTCACTGGCGCTCGGAATGTCGATGCCTTGGCTGTTAATTGCCAGCTTTCCACGCATGGTCAGCTACATGCCTAAGCCGGGTCGCTGGATGGTGTGGTTTAAACTCGCTCTTGGCGTGATGATGATGGTGACGAGTCTCTGGTTGTTATCCCTATTGCGACACCATATCCCAGTGTTTTGGGTTGCTGTAGTTGCTTTAGCTACGTTTGTTTGGGTGTTAGCAAGAGTGAAAACACTCTACGGCGATAAGTGGTTACTCGGTCTCGGAGGAGGCGGGATTGCGCTATTTGCAGGCGCAATGTTAGTGGGGAGTGTAACCGCTGACCATTGGGTCACACCGTTACCACCAGAGCCTGATTGGGTTCCTCTCTCACAAAGCACTATCGAACAGTCTGTGAAACAAGGGAAGACGGTATTTGTTGATGTGAGTGCCGACTGGTGTATTACCTGCAAGTCCAACAAGATAGGGGTATTACTGCAAGACCCAGTCTATAGCCATCTGCAATCTGCCGATGTGGTCCCAATGCTAGGGGACTGGACCCGAGCTCATCCTGACGTCACGGACTATTTACGTGAACATCAGCGCTATGGTGTGCCGTTCAATATGGTTTATGGCCCAGGAGCCCCGCAAGGCATTCCTCTTCCCGTTCTACTGACGGATGAAGCCGTACTTGCCGCTCTCAAGCAAGCGCGAGGAGAGTCTTAA